One stretch of Bacteroidota bacterium DNA includes these proteins:
- a CDS encoding sugar-binding protein, producing MKKTHFLFIILLSVYCASSLYSQIPTRQGWWKFDDVQNVFKAEVGTALELVGTHQVIVGPEATNGAVKIGLGSYYKLRHGMSPNGGGTRVNEYTLMIDFRAPTIGAWKCFFQTDTNNNNDGELFVNKTGATIGNATTGYSLFSVTANEWYRLVISVKNGVQFNSYIDGQKIKTGNIQPIDHIRFSLDKSLLMFGDDDGDDGEIDCAEIAIWNTMLTDSMISALGGFGHELDKIPPEAPTSVAAIAGAAGSYINTITWVDVPDEPGSKYDVYFSEKAFTKIDSTIERLGPYGLALGVQSATHVLRSPVTDQDITYFYGVNATDAVGNVGPVAVAPTAVTTKAKGVPVISPVAPSNFVADGSLSEWASIPPIAMNAFGKNPTAHLVPGGKLNDSLDLSVKAYLAMDANNLYIAFDVVDDTVVVDTSSSVSTWSNDAPDINIGLYDWRGTGHSGYKRGATPDYMLRFSKNRINNDKGIGTIIVMYPGANYIWKPKTFTSGYTVEAKLPFTTIAAIIPGDSLFVPKEGMRIPIDFSINDRDAGSGREGILSYSTLNNDNSWQNMYNWTHTWIGNKWTTGVQRNPEVATSFELLQNYPNPFNPTTNIKFTVPQSGMVSLKVYDVLGREVINLINQYHSAGSYTVNLDASKLATGMYVYRLESGSFSSVKKMTLIK from the coding sequence ATGAAAAAAACACATTTTCTTTTCATCATTTTGTTATCGGTATACTGCGCCTCATCGCTGTACAGCCAAATACCAACTAGACAAGGTTGGTGGAAATTTGATGATGTACAGAACGTTTTTAAAGCAGAAGTCGGCACCGCGCTGGAATTAGTCGGAACACATCAAGTGATTGTTGGTCCAGAAGCAACGAATGGAGCTGTAAAGATCGGACTAGGAAGTTATTATAAATTGAGACACGGAATGAGTCCCAATGGTGGCGGTACCAGGGTGAATGAATATACGCTGATGATTGATTTTAGAGCTCCCACCATCGGTGCCTGGAAATGTTTTTTTCAAACTGATACAAATAATAATAATGATGGCGAATTATTTGTTAATAAAACGGGCGCAACCATCGGAAATGCTACAACAGGATATTCGTTGTTTTCAGTAACGGCAAATGAATGGTATCGACTTGTCATTTCAGTGAAAAACGGCGTACAATTTAATTCGTATATCGACGGCCAAAAAATTAAAACAGGAAATATTCAACCGATAGACCATATTCGATTTTCTCTGGACAAATCGTTGTTGATGTTTGGCGACGATGACGGCGATGATGGTGAAATAGATTGTGCTGAAATTGCTATTTGGAATACTATGTTAACTGATTCCATGATCAGCGCTCTTGGCGGATTTGGGCACGAATTAGATAAAATACCTCCAGAAGCACCAACAAGCGTAGCTGCAATCGCCGGCGCGGCAGGTTCCTATATCAATACAATTACATGGGTTGATGTACCGGACGAGCCAGGTTCAAAATATGATGTGTACTTTAGCGAAAAAGCATTTACCAAAATTGATTCTACTATAGAGCGTCTTGGACCGTATGGATTAGCGTTAGGTGTACAATCGGCTACTCATGTTCTTCGTTCGCCGGTAACTGACCAAGACATTACATATTTTTACGGTGTTAATGCAACTGATGCGGTAGGAAACGTTGGTCCGGTTGCTGTTGCACCAACGGCGGTAACAACAAAAGCAAAAGGTGTTCCAGTCATTTCTCCGGTGGCTCCATCCAATTTTGTTGCAGACGGTTCATTGAGTGAATGGGCATCAATTCCTCCCATTGCAATGAACGCGTTTGGTAAAAATCCGACAGCGCATTTAGTGCCAGGTGGGAAGTTGAACGATAGTCTCGATCTTTCAGTGAAAGCCTATCTCGCGATGGATGCAAATAATCTGTACATCGCATTCGATGTTGTGGATGATACCGTTGTTGTTGATACAAGTTCTTCTGTCTCTACGTGGTCAAACGATGCACCGGATATCAATATTGGTTTATATGATTGGAGAGGCACGGGGCATTCAGGATATAAACGCGGAGCAACTCCGGATTACATGCTTCGTTTTTCAAAAAACCGTATCAACAATGATAAAGGAATCGGCACCATTATCGTGATGTATCCTGGAGCCAATTATATTTGGAAACCAAAAACATTTACTTCGGGATATACTGTTGAAGCAAAATTGCCCTTCACAACGATTGCCGCAATTATCCCCGGTGACAGTCTATTTGTCCCAAAAGAAGGAATGCGTATTCCGATCGATTTCTCCATCAACGATCGTGATGCAGGTTCAGGTCGTGAAGGAATTCTGAGTTATTCAACTTTAAATAATGACAACTCCTGGCAAAACATGTATAACTGGACTCATACATGGATCGGCAATAAATGGACCACAGGAGTTCAACGGAATCCTGAAGTTGCAACGTCGTTTGAATTGTTGCAAAATTATCCTAATCCATTTAATCCAACCACAAACATTAAATTCACTGTTCCACAGTCGGGAATGGTCAGCCTAAAAGTGTATGATGTTTTGGGACGCGAAGTCATCAATTTGATTAATCAATATCACTCTGCAGGATCATATACCGTAAATC